The proteins below come from a single Eptesicus fuscus isolate TK198812 chromosome 5, DD_ASM_mEF_20220401, whole genome shotgun sequence genomic window:
- the GSC gene encoding homeobox protein goosecoid: MPASMFSIDNILAARPRCKDSVLPVAPSTAAPVVFPALHGDSLYGAGSAASSDYGAFYPRPVAPGGAGLPAAVGGSRLGYNNYFYGQLHVQAAPVGPACCGAVPPLGAQQCSCVPTPPGYEGPGSVLVSPVPHQMLPYMNVGTLSRSELQLLNQLHCRRKRRHRTIFTDEQLEALENLFQETKYPDVGTREQLARKVHLREEKVEVWFKNRRAKWRRQKRSSSEESENAEKWTKPCSKASPEKREEEGKSDLDSDS; the protein is encoded by the exons ATGCCCGCCAGCATGTTCAGCATCGACAACATCCTGGCCGCTCGGCCGCGCTGCAAGGACTCGGTGCTGCCGGTCGCTCCCAGCACCGCCGCCCCCGTCGTCTTTCCGGCCCTGCACGGGGACTCGCTCTACGGCGCCGGCAGCGCCGCCTCCTCGGACTATGGCGCCTTCTACCCGCGCCCCGTGGCCCCCGGCGGCGCAGGCCTGCCGGCCGCGGTCGGCGGCTCCCGCCTGGGCTACAACAACTACTTCTACGGGCAGCTGCACGTGCAGGCGGCGCCCGTGGGCCCGGCCTGCTGCGGGGCCGTGCCGCCGCTGGGCGCCCAGCAGTGCTCCTGCGTCCCGACGCCCCCAG GCTACGAGGGCCCCGGCTCGGTGCTGGTGTCCCCGGTGCCGCACCAGATGCTGCCCTACATGAACGTGGGCACGCTGTCGCGCTCCGAGCTGCAGCTCCTCAACCAGCTGCACTGCCGGCGGAAGCGGCGGCACCGCACCATCTTCACGGACGAGCAGCTGGAAGCGCTCGAGAACCTCTTCCAGGAGACCAAGTACCCGGACGTGGGCACGCGCGAGCAGCTGGCCCGGAAGGTGCACCTCCGCGAGGAGAAGGTGGAG GTCTGGTTCAAAAACCGCCGGGCCAAGTGGAGGCGGCAGAAGCGGTCCTCGTCGGAGGAGTCGGAAAACGCGGAGAAGTGGACCAAGCCGTGTTCCAAGGCGTCGCcggagaagagggaagaggaaggtaaAAGCGATTTGGACTCGGACAGCTGA